One stretch of Aquipuribacter hungaricus DNA includes these proteins:
- a CDS encoding TerD family protein, with product MRRGTNVALTKEIPGLTRVVVAVRLATSEEVLARSLVVAAILCDEGGRALGDDHFVFFNQLADAGRSVVRLDVRSAAPGPEEQVEVDLDRVPEDVRRVVFVAYVNGGTAQRRTLSQLREATVRVLQQEDDAELVRSENLVPGFGPETGVVLCELYRHRGDWKFRVVGQGYDDGMVGMAADHGITL from the coding sequence ATGCGCCGGGGCACCAACGTCGCCCTCACCAAGGAGATCCCGGGGCTGACGCGGGTCGTCGTCGCCGTCCGGCTGGCCACGTCCGAGGAGGTGCTCGCCCGCTCGCTCGTGGTCGCCGCGATCCTCTGCGACGAGGGCGGCCGCGCGCTGGGCGACGACCACTTCGTGTTCTTCAACCAGCTCGCCGACGCGGGGCGCAGCGTCGTCCGGCTCGACGTCCGCTCCGCCGCGCCAGGACCCGAGGAGCAGGTCGAGGTCGACCTGGACCGGGTCCCCGAGGACGTCCGGCGGGTGGTGTTCGTCGCCTACGTCAACGGCGGCACCGCCCAGCGGCGGACCCTGTCCCAGCTGCGGGAGGCGACGGTGCGGGTGCTGCAGCAGGAGGACGACGCCGAGCTCGTGCGCTCGGAGAACCTCGTCCCCGGGTTCGGGCCCGAGACCGGGGTCGTCCTGTGCGAGCTCTACCGCCACCGCGGGGACTGGAAGTTCCGCGTGGTCGGGCAGGGCTACGACGACGGCATGGTCGGCATGGCGGCCGACCACGGCATCACCCTGTGA